One Gimesia aquarii DNA segment encodes these proteins:
- the glmS gene encoding glutamine--fructose-6-phosphate transaminase (isomerizing) translates to MCGIVGYIGHREAGSVLIQGLQKLEYRGYDSSGVAIHESPSIQIRKKKGRVSEMAALFKASPVAGTLGIGHTRWATHGETNDQNSHPHVGGNGEVVIVHNGVIENYSSLRTQLQALGYVFRTTTDTETVAHLLSHHLEEQIKLGADPSELSTYLKVVEITLSKLKGTYGLVIMFQDLPNLLIAARLGSPLVIGVGKGEHFIASDASPLIGYTDEVIYLSDHEIAVITEDEVEVIHRDEGQQKLSIQTLDQVSVDSDLGDFEHYMLKEIFEQPQTLENAMRGRIDEDEATAKFGGLNLSAQQLRNIDRVVLTACGTSWHSGLVGEYLLEEFARIPTEVEYASELRYRNPPISNDTMIFAITQSGETADTLAAMRECKRKGHPTLAICNVVGSSIAREADGGIYLHAGPEVGVASTKAFTSQVMVMIQLALFLGRMRHLSYPAGRRIIDAIQKIPDQIQKCLECNDLIKDISNKYCNFNNFLYLGRLYNFPGALEGALKLKEISYIHAEGYPAAEMKHGPIALVDEETPSVFVVPRGQIYPKVMSNLEEVKARKGPVIAIACEGDKKIADIADDVIYVPDVEDFLQPLVTAIPLQLLSYHIAVLRGCNVDRPRNLAKSVTVE, encoded by the coding sequence ATGTGTGGAATTGTCGGATATATCGGACATCGAGAGGCGGGGTCTGTATTGATCCAAGGTCTGCAAAAACTGGAATATCGGGGATATGACAGTTCCGGTGTTGCCATTCATGAGAGTCCTTCTATCCAGATTCGTAAGAAAAAAGGCCGGGTCTCCGAAATGGCGGCGCTCTTTAAAGCGAGTCCTGTTGCAGGAACATTGGGAATTGGCCATACACGCTGGGCAACACATGGTGAGACCAATGACCAAAATTCACACCCGCATGTTGGGGGTAACGGAGAAGTCGTCATTGTGCATAACGGAGTCATTGAAAATTATTCTTCGCTCCGCACTCAGCTACAGGCACTGGGATATGTTTTCCGTACAACGACTGATACAGAAACTGTTGCGCATTTACTGTCTCATCATCTGGAAGAGCAGATTAAGCTGGGCGCTGATCCGTCAGAGCTTTCGACCTATCTTAAAGTTGTCGAAATTACGCTATCGAAATTAAAGGGAACTTATGGCTTGGTGATCATGTTCCAGGATCTTCCCAATCTGTTGATAGCGGCTCGATTGGGAAGCCCGTTAGTGATCGGTGTGGGCAAAGGGGAACATTTTATTGCCAGCGATGCAAGTCCTCTGATTGGATATACTGATGAAGTCATCTATCTCTCTGATCATGAGATCGCAGTTATCACTGAAGATGAAGTTGAAGTCATTCACCGCGATGAGGGTCAGCAGAAATTATCGATTCAGACTTTAGATCAGGTAAGTGTTGATTCCGATCTGGGTGACTTTGAGCATTACATGCTGAAAGAAATCTTTGAGCAGCCTCAGACACTTGAGAATGCGATGCGAGGTCGTATTGATGAAGATGAGGCAACCGCGAAATTTGGTGGATTGAACCTGTCTGCGCAGCAGCTGAGAAACATTGACCGAGTCGTCTTAACGGCTTGTGGAACGAGTTGGCATTCTGGATTAGTAGGTGAGTATCTCCTGGAAGAATTTGCCAGGATACCAACCGAGGTCGAATATGCTAGTGAATTACGGTATCGGAATCCTCCAATTTCAAACGATACCATGATTTTCGCCATTACCCAAAGTGGTGAAACGGCAGATACTCTGGCAGCGATGAGAGAATGCAAACGAAAAGGTCATCCCACATTGGCGATTTGTAATGTGGTTGGCTCTTCAATCGCCCGTGAAGCAGATGGTGGAATTTATTTGCATGCCGGTCCTGAAGTGGGAGTGGCTTCGACCAAAGCCTTTACATCCCAGGTGATGGTCATGATTCAATTGGCACTATTTTTGGGGAGAATGAGGCATCTCTCTTACCCTGCAGGTCGCAGAATTATTGATGCGATCCAAAAAATTCCCGATCAAATTCAGAAATGTCTTGAGTGTAATGATCTCATCAAAGACATTTCCAACAAGTACTGTAATTTCAATAATTTTCTCTATCTGGGTCGGCTTTATAATTTTCCCGGGGCATTGGAGGGGGCACTGAAACTCAAAGAGATCAGCTATATACACGCTGAAGGTTACCCGGCAGCCGAAATGAAACATGGCCCGATTGCGCTGGTTGACGAAGAGACCCCCAGTGTTTTTGTTGTTCCACGCGGACAGATATATCCCAAAGTCATGAGTAATCTGGAAGAGGTGAAAGCGCGTAAAGGGCCTGTGATTGCCATTGCCTGTGAAGGGGACAAAAAAATTGCTGATATTGCTGACGATGTCATTTATGTCCCAGACGTTGAAGATTTCTTACAGCCTCTCGTTACCGCGATTCCGTTGCAACTCTTATCATATCATATCGCTGTATTACGAGGCTGTAATGTAGACCGCCCCCGGAACCTGGCAAAGAGTGTTACAGTAGAGTAG
- a CDS encoding sugar phosphate isomerase/epimerase family protein, whose product MSSFLYSLNASTIRTTPLLDKIRITAEAGYGGIELWFDEVEAFISEGGDLKSISQAIQDTGLAIPTMIMLRDWWSATPEEYAQVFDRCLERIKLAARLGAEYVIACPHREKPDYDLGAQRYRELLEAGITAGAKPAVEFLGFVEDVTTIEDALQIVEKSEHPQATLVLDPFHVFRGGGSMETIAKLKPEQIAISHFNDAVDSIPRETQMDPDRVLPGDGHLDLSHYCQLLKQIDYQSWLSLELFREDLWQQDPLEVAKLGLERMQSLAENA is encoded by the coding sequence ATGAGTTCTTTTCTCTACAGCCTGAATGCCAGTACAATCCGTACGACTCCACTGCTTGACAAAATTCGTATCACAGCAGAAGCCGGCTACGGCGGCATTGAGCTCTGGTTTGATGAAGTTGAAGCATTTATTTCAGAGGGTGGCGATCTTAAAAGTATTTCACAAGCAATTCAGGACACGGGGCTAGCCATTCCCACAATGATTATGTTGCGTGACTGGTGGTCTGCTACACCTGAAGAATACGCCCAAGTTTTTGATCGTTGCCTGGAACGCATTAAGCTGGCAGCCAGGCTGGGAGCAGAATATGTTATTGCCTGTCCACACCGTGAGAAACCTGACTATGACCTGGGGGCACAGCGTTATCGAGAACTGTTAGAAGCGGGAATCACAGCTGGCGCGAAACCCGCGGTGGAATTTTTAGGATTTGTAGAAGATGTTACTACCATTGAAGATGCCTTACAAATTGTCGAAAAATCGGAACACCCACAGGCAACATTGGTACTCGATCCATTTCATGTCTTTCGGGGTGGTGGCTCAATGGAGACGATTGCCAAACTCAAACCTGAGCAGATTGCCATTTCTCACTTTAACGATGCCGTCGATTCCATTCCCCGAGAGACGCAGATGGACCCAGACCGGGTTCTACCAGGAGACGGACATCTTGACTTGTCGCATTACTGCCAGCTTTTAAAACAGATCGATTATCAAAGCTGGCTTTCTCTTGAATTATTTCGGGAAGATCTCTGGCAGCAAGATCCACTGGAAGTTGCCAAACTGGGACTAGAACGTATGCAGTCCTTAGCTGA
- a CDS encoding ATP-grasp domain-containing protein, which translates to MLEAVIADLISIPNYNIITCIQEDLTTAIPNFSQWEQDGRLQVHRVGDPREEQACFEQACRQSDIVWIIAPEFDEILSSRTERAIQLGAYVVGSDLKSINLSADKWRLYEFLHDRSIPTISTLLLESQQLTFPCTFPCVIKHRFGAGGLGLHYFTQLDDWQEQFSHRQVNHSEYIVQPFVSGKMLSAVVLVNSHCREFFPIGEQRICWESGFQYQGGAIPSELAIDVTQSVQNLLQRLCNELPGLAGYVGFDLLLPDENPTDPLVVEINPRLTTSYTGYRQLTQENLAQRIVDSETAFPLLKWDETRGVQFRPDGTVLINQMQS; encoded by the coding sequence ATGTTAGAGGCGGTGATCGCTGATTTGATCTCCATCCCCAATTACAACATTATCACATGCATACAGGAAGATCTGACAACAGCCATTCCCAATTTCAGTCAATGGGAACAGGATGGTCGTTTGCAAGTCCATCGAGTGGGTGATCCAAGGGAGGAACAAGCTTGCTTCGAACAAGCTTGTCGACAGTCTGATATTGTATGGATTATCGCTCCGGAATTTGATGAAATTCTTTCTTCAAGAACCGAGCGAGCAATCCAATTGGGGGCATATGTTGTTGGTTCTGATTTGAAATCGATTAACCTGTCTGCGGATAAGTGGCGATTGTATGAATTTTTACATGATCGCTCGATTCCTACGATCTCAACTTTATTACTTGAAAGTCAACAGCTGACTTTCCCTTGTACCTTTCCCTGTGTCATCAAACATCGTTTTGGTGCAGGAGGTTTGGGATTGCATTATTTCACACAGCTTGATGACTGGCAGGAACAATTCTCGCATAGACAAGTAAATCATTCAGAATATATCGTGCAACCTTTTGTTTCTGGCAAGATGCTTTCCGCAGTGGTTCTGGTCAATTCCCATTGCAGAGAGTTTTTCCCCATAGGAGAACAGCGGATCTGCTGGGAATCCGGTTTTCAATATCAGGGAGGAGCGATCCCGAGTGAGCTTGCCATTGATGTGACGCAATCCGTTCAGAATCTACTCCAACGTTTGTGTAATGAGTTACCGGGCCTTGCGGGATATGTGGGATTTGACCTTCTACTGCCAGACGAGAACCCCACGGATCCATTGGTTGTCGAAATCAATCCGAGATTGACAACAAGCTATACGGGTTATCGTCAACTCACACAGGAGAATCTGGCTCAACGGATTGTTGATTCTGAAACGGCCTTCCCATTACTCAAGTGGGACGAAACACGGGGAGTTCAATTTCGACCCGATGGAACTGTTTTAATCAACCAGATGCAGTCTTAG
- a CDS encoding Gfo/Idh/MocA family protein translates to MNEHASDQQPLQARRNFLKQSLGTLATTGLVVNPALTSGAFAASSEMIKVGLVGCGGRGTGAAAQTLRADPNVELVAMADSFGDHLEKSYQNLKKTEVQDRVKVDAEHKFVGFDAFQKLIDSGVDLVLLATPPHFRPQHLKACIDANKHVFCEKPVAVDAPGIRSVLKSTAEAKQKNLTIVSGLCWRYETGMQQMVDKIHNGGIGDIISLHSTRYLGGVAKMVKRKPEWSDMEYQMRNWYYYTWLSGDFNTEQFVHELDKQSWVMGEYPVRCYSVGGRQTRTGEDYGHIYDHFSTVYEYANGAKYVASTRHQQGCSSMFVDTVSGTEGTATLMKYRIEGKNPWKGARRRTNMHQLEHNEMYKALRNGDVINNGEYMANSSMMGIIARMSAYTGKTLTWEQAMNSKEDLSPEKYDMAMSLPTPEVATPGVTPFV, encoded by the coding sequence GTGAACGAACATGCCTCCGATCAACAACCATTACAAGCACGTCGTAATTTTTTGAAACAATCATTGGGGACACTCGCAACGACAGGACTTGTGGTGAATCCTGCACTCACATCGGGGGCTTTTGCTGCCAGTTCAGAAATGATCAAAGTGGGACTGGTTGGTTGCGGTGGACGAGGGACCGGTGCTGCTGCTCAAACATTGAGGGCTGATCCAAATGTGGAACTGGTTGCTATGGCTGATTCTTTTGGTGACCATCTTGAGAAAAGTTATCAGAATCTCAAGAAGACCGAAGTTCAGGACCGTGTGAAAGTAGATGCGGAACACAAATTTGTCGGATTTGATGCATTTCAGAAGTTAATTGACTCCGGTGTTGATCTGGTACTCCTGGCAACGCCGCCTCATTTCCGCCCTCAGCATTTAAAAGCCTGTATTGATGCTAATAAACATGTCTTTTGCGAAAAACCTGTAGCTGTGGACGCTCCCGGAATTCGTTCGGTTTTAAAATCGACTGCAGAAGCCAAGCAGAAAAATTTAACGATTGTTTCCGGGCTTTGCTGGCGTTACGAAACCGGTATGCAACAAATGGTTGATAAGATTCATAATGGTGGGATTGGTGATATTATTTCACTACATAGTACGCGCTATCTTGGTGGCGTTGCCAAAATGGTGAAGCGAAAACCTGAGTGGTCAGATATGGAATACCAGATGCGTAACTGGTATTACTATACTTGGCTCTCTGGTGATTTTAACACAGAACAGTTTGTGCATGAGCTAGATAAACAGTCCTGGGTGATGGGCGAGTATCCCGTACGTTGTTATAGCGTGGGGGGGCGGCAAACGCGTACTGGTGAAGACTACGGTCACATTTATGATCACTTCAGTACGGTGTATGAGTATGCCAACGGAGCCAAATACGTTGCGTCTACGCGACACCAGCAAGGTTGCAGTTCCATGTTCGTGGATACTGTTTCTGGTACGGAAGGTACAGCGACTCTGATGAAGTATCGGATCGAAGGGAAAAATCCCTGGAAGGGAGCCCGCCGACGTACCAATATGCATCAATTGGAACACAACGAAATGTATAAGGCACTCCGAAATGGCGACGTCATCAATAACGGCGAATACATGGCCAACAGCTCGATGATGGGAATTATTGCTCGGATGTCCGCTTATACCGGCAAAACACTCACTTGGGAACAAGCCATGAATTCAAAGGAAGACCTCTCTCCTGAGAAATATGATATGGCAATGTCTTTACCGACACCTGAAGTCGCCACACCTGGAGTGACTCCATTTGTTTAA
- a CDS encoding hydantoinase/oxoprolinase family protein, which translates to MYVIGLDIGGANIKSADSDGAARTIPFALWKTPQLLKATLQELLSGFQRPDLVAVTMTGELADCFPTKATGVDQILSATEEAVAPVPLVVWQTGAEFLPTDIAREFPLLVAAANWHALATWLGRMIPDQNGILLDIGSTTTDIIPLENGIPIAEGLTDVERLLSRELVYTGGRRTPLAMIDQQVPFRGQWCPLAAECFATALDLYLLLEENTENLHDHDTADGNPATQDNAYARIAQSVCCDVSEMTRAEAVEVAHYLAEQQQKQINQALNQVVDQMSVPPMAVLMSGSAVFLAEKIIRAHPVLSETVITNVAEIFDRSISNAACAFAVARLAAERVRI; encoded by the coding sequence ATGTATGTGATTGGTTTGGATATTGGTGGTGCAAACATCAAATCAGCGGACAGCGATGGTGCCGCCAGGACGATTCCATTTGCGCTTTGGAAAACTCCTCAATTGTTAAAAGCAACATTACAGGAGTTACTCTCAGGTTTTCAACGTCCCGATCTGGTGGCGGTAACGATGACAGGTGAATTAGCGGACTGCTTCCCAACAAAAGCGACGGGTGTAGATCAAATTTTATCTGCAACCGAAGAAGCGGTGGCTCCTGTTCCCTTAGTTGTCTGGCAGACAGGGGCAGAGTTCCTGCCAACTGATATCGCCAGAGAATTTCCACTATTGGTTGCTGCCGCGAATTGGCATGCACTGGCGACTTGGCTAGGCCGGATGATTCCTGATCAAAATGGGATTCTGTTAGATATTGGATCAACGACCACAGACATTATTCCATTAGAAAATGGTATTCCCATTGCGGAAGGACTGACGGACGTTGAGCGATTGCTTTCTCGCGAGTTGGTTTATACTGGTGGACGTCGGACGCCACTTGCGATGATTGATCAGCAGGTCCCGTTCCGAGGTCAATGGTGTCCATTAGCGGCAGAATGTTTTGCCACGGCATTGGATCTCTATTTACTGCTCGAGGAGAATACCGAGAATCTGCATGATCACGATACGGCTGATGGAAATCCGGCGACTCAAGATAACGCTTATGCTCGAATTGCCCAGTCTGTTTGTTGTGATGTTTCAGAAATGACAAGAGCAGAGGCCGTGGAAGTTGCTCATTATCTGGCTGAGCAACAGCAGAAGCAGATTAACCAGGCTTTAAATCAAGTCGTGGATCAAATGTCAGTACCACCAATGGCAGTATTGATGAGTGGAAGTGCCGTTTTTCTGGCCGAAAAAATTATTAGAGCTCACCCGGTTTTAAGCGAGACTGTCATTACAAATGTCGCAGAAATCTTTGATCGATCGATTTCGAATGCGGCCTGTGCGTTTGCCGTCGCGCGCCTGGCGGCAGAAAGGGTTCGGATTTAA
- a CDS encoding sugar phosphate isomerase/epimerase family protein, whose product MSDQSYKFIGLQDQTSRRKFFKQVTASALAGSLVSPLTAKSAEGQAESSKSKIKKAVKYQMILEKIAVLDKFKMLKDLGFDGTEIHYRTKVDPKEVRKAIDATGVQVHGFLNSSRDELKDSIDQAKYYGGTSVLVVAGRVDQKNPYDVVYQQQQTKLRKHLPYAEKQGIKLLVENVWNNFLLSPLEMARFIDELKSPAAGVYFDVGNVVRFGWPDQWIRVLGPRIVKLDIKEYSRKKQIDEGLWKGFQVELNEGDCDWPSVRKALLDIGYTQGWATAEVKGGDRQRLQDISERMDHALDLA is encoded by the coding sequence ATGTCAGATCAATCGTACAAGTTTATTGGTTTACAAGATCAAACTTCGCGGAGAAAATTTTTCAAACAGGTTACCGCGTCTGCACTGGCAGGAAGTCTGGTTTCCCCTCTTACTGCAAAGTCAGCAGAGGGACAGGCAGAGTCTTCCAAAAGTAAGATTAAAAAAGCCGTCAAGTATCAGATGATTCTGGAGAAAATTGCGGTTCTCGATAAGTTCAAAATGCTAAAAGATCTGGGATTCGATGGGACGGAGATTCATTATCGCACGAAAGTGGATCCGAAAGAGGTCAGAAAAGCTATTGATGCCACTGGAGTCCAAGTACATGGATTTCTAAACAGTAGTCGTGATGAGTTGAAAGATTCGATTGATCAAGCGAAGTACTATGGTGGGACAAGCGTGCTGGTTGTGGCAGGACGCGTTGATCAGAAAAACCCTTATGATGTTGTTTACCAGCAACAGCAAACCAAGCTAAGAAAGCACCTGCCGTATGCAGAAAAGCAGGGCATCAAATTATTAGTCGAAAATGTCTGGAATAATTTTCTGCTTAGCCCATTAGAGATGGCGCGTTTCATCGACGAGTTGAAGAGTCCTGCTGCTGGAGTTTATTTTGATGTGGGGAATGTGGTTCGTTTTGGCTGGCCAGATCAATGGATTCGTGTGCTTGGTCCACGGATTGTAAAACTGGACATCAAAGAATATAGCCGTAAAAAGCAAATCGACGAAGGGCTCTGGAAGGGTTTTCAAGTGGAGCTCAACGAAGGAGACTGTGATTGGCCATCGGTACGTAAGGCCTTACTAGATATTGGTTACACTCAAGGTTGGGCGACCGCTGAAGTAAAAGGAGGTGATCGTCAAAGATTACAGGATATTTCAGAACGCATGGATCATGCTCTTGATCTTGCCTGA